The Deltaproteobacteria bacterium genome includes a window with the following:
- a CDS encoding ArgE/DapE family deacylase produces the protein MNPETLLYRIESEETEIVNLCQRLTQIPSENPPGDTREIVAFLESLFEEKGLEFRVYAPQTNMPNLVARIQGREKGRRLVFNGHLDTYPAGDRAIWKLGPFSGTLEEGRLFGRGVSDMKAGDTASIMTFLYLAEQKDRLKGEAVLTLVSDEETGGQWGTRWLLDHVPEVLGDAVLNGEPSACDLVNFAEKGHIWVEVVSRGRAAHGAYTHAGFNAIQNMYRFLQELESMESLDVCPVEVSRILEEGRNAIDAARGEGATDVISRITVNVGTISGGLKLNLVADYCKAEVDIRLPQGARSSDILSKIQELGSRYQGIEYRVLHMIEPNHTPVEEEIVQLTLKNAEAVRGRRVFPSSGIGLTDCRFFRQKGIPACVYGPRSHRMGAQDEFITVQDLMDTVKVHTLTAFDYLDWLD, from the coding sequence GTGAATCCTGAAACTCTCCTGTATCGGATCGAATCCGAAGAAACCGAGATTGTGAACCTCTGTCAGAGATTGACTCAGATCCCAAGCGAAAACCCTCCTGGTGATACAAGGGAGATCGTCGCCTTCTTGGAATCCCTTTTTGAGGAGAAAGGCCTTGAGTTCCGTGTTTATGCTCCCCAAACCAACATGCCCAACCTCGTTGCCAGAATACAGGGCAGGGAGAAAGGAAGGCGGCTGGTTTTCAACGGTCACCTTGACACTTATCCGGCCGGAGATCGGGCCATCTGGAAGCTTGGCCCTTTCAGCGGCACTCTGGAGGAGGGCAGGCTCTTCGGCCGAGGTGTTTCTGACATGAAGGCAGGAGACACTGCCTCGATCATGACTTTCCTCTACCTCGCGGAACAGAAGGACCGGTTGAAAGGAGAGGCGGTCCTCACCCTAGTGTCGGATGAAGAGACAGGCGGCCAGTGGGGGACACGCTGGCTTCTCGATCATGTGCCCGAGGTTCTTGGTGATGCGGTCCTAAACGGCGAGCCGAGTGCCTGTGATCTCGTGAATTTTGCAGAAAAGGGGCACATCTGGGTTGAAGTCGTTTCTAGAGGCAGGGCAGCGCACGGCGCTTACACCCATGCAGGATTCAACGCGATTCAGAACATGTACCGCTTCCTTCAGGAGCTTGAGAGCATGGAAAGTCTGGACGTCTGCCCTGTGGAGGTATCGCGGATTCTGGAGGAGGGCAGGAATGCGATAGATGCGGCAAGGGGAGAGGGCGCCACGGATGTCATAAGCAGGATAACCGTCAACGTTGGAACCATCTCGGGAGGTCTGAAGCTGAATCTAGTCGCTGACTATTGTAAGGCCGAAGTCGATATTCGGCTGCCCCAAGGGGCTCGTTCTTCCGACATACTCTCGAAAATCCAAGAGCTCGGTTCTCGGTACCAGGGAATCGAATACCGGGTCCTCCATATGATCGAGCCGAACCATACCCCTGTGGAGGAGGAGATCGTCCAGCTTACCTTGAAGAATGCGGAGGCGGTAAGAGGTCGCCGCGTCTTTCCCAGCAGCGGTATCGGGCTTACCGATTGCAGGTTCTTCCGCCAAAAGGGGATTCCTGCCTGTGTCTATGGACCCCGATCCCACCGGATGGGTGCCCAGGACGAGTTCATTACGGTGCAAGACCTGATGGACACGGTGAAGGTGCACACGCTCACGGCTTTCGATTACCTAGACTGGTTGGATTGA
- a CDS encoding polysaccharide deacetylase gives MENRAETRGDCWPEGFRCAVMFSFDVDGETLWISRNPENWHRPSNLAQGSYGPRFGVPKILNVLEKHGVKGTFFIPGWIIEKYPDMARDVLDRGHEVAYHGYLHEFDLNAGYEKEKEIMERCLDIFDRILKIRPKGLRSPMAEITEATIRLMHEYGFLYSSTMMDDDYPYFWSYEGKPSRLVELPIQWMWDDSSYFFFTLSEPVRRGISSCSKVFEIWTEEFNGINQNGAFLDLLFHPQISGRFSRVKLIDDLLTYMKAKEGTWIAKGEEIAGFWQSRHQ, from the coding sequence ATGGAGAATCGTGCCGAAACAAGAGGGGACTGTTGGCCCGAGGGATTTCGATGTGCAGTGATGTTCAGCTTCGACGTGGATGGTGAGACCCTTTGGATCTCCAGGAATCCGGAGAACTGGCATCGGCCTTCGAATCTGGCCCAAGGGTCCTATGGGCCGAGGTTCGGGGTGCCGAAGATTCTGAATGTTCTTGAGAAGCACGGTGTCAAGGGTACCTTCTTCATTCCGGGATGGATAATCGAGAAGTATCCTGACATGGCGCGGGATGTACTCGACAGGGGGCACGAAGTGGCCTATCACGGTTACCTCCACGAGTTCGACCTGAATGCAGGCTACGAGAAGGAAAAGGAGATCATGGAGAGGTGCCTCGACATCTTCGACCGGATCCTGAAGATCCGTCCAAAGGGGCTCCGCTCTCCCATGGCGGAGATAACGGAAGCCACGATTCGCCTCATGCATGAGTACGGCTTCCTCTATTCGTCTACCATGATGGATGACGACTACCCCTATTTCTGGTCGTACGAGGGAAAGCCCTCGAGACTCGTGGAGCTTCCGATCCAGTGGATGTGGGATGACAGCTCGTATTTTTTCTTCACCCTCTCCGAGCCGGTACGCAGGGGTATTTCCAGCTGCTCAAAGGTCTTCGAGATATGGACGGAGGAGTTCAACGGCATAAATCAAAACGGGGCTTTCCTGGATCTTCTGTTCCACCCCCAGATAAGCGGCCGTTTCAGCCGGGTGAAGTTGATCGACGATCTTCTGACCTATATGAAGGCAAAAGAGGGTACCTGGATCGCAAAGGGTGAAGAAATCGCGGGATTCTGGCAGAGCAGGCACCAGTAG
- a CDS encoding flavodoxin family protein, with amino-acid sequence MTRIVGISGSPRQGNTRILLEQALNGANSVQGVETRLLELRNLNIKPCMGCFGCSNDRPLPERPCPAHGDDMELVYSELALTHGLILATPVYYGGVSGLLKNFMDRTEPLSRYGRTRYRSALKNVVGGAVAVGANRNGGQETAIQAIHHYFLIQDMIVVGTSTEGLPGCYLGAGATTYPDKGRVVDAVKGDTLAMDAARALGRRVAEVAVMIRAARAGAS; translated from the coding sequence TTGACCAGGATAGTTGGAATCTCTGGGAGTCCCAGGCAGGGCAATACCCGCATTCTTCTGGAACAAGCCCTGAACGGGGCGAATTCGGTTCAGGGGGTCGAGACGCGACTCCTCGAACTTCGCAACCTGAATATAAAGCCCTGCATGGGCTGCTTCGGCTGTTCAAATGACAGGCCACTTCCGGAGAGACCGTGCCCCGCCCACGGAGATGACATGGAATTGGTTTACTCTGAGTTGGCCCTGACCCACGGCCTGATCCTGGCAACCCCCGTCTACTACGGTGGCGTGAGCGGCCTCCTCAAGAACTTCATGGACCGCACCGAGCCTCTGTCCCGCTACGGAAGGACCCGGTACCGTTCCGCGCTGAAGAACGTGGTCGGTGGTGCCGTAGCCGTGGGTGCGAACCGCAATGGAGGCCAGGAGACGGCGATCCAGGCCATCCATCATTATTTTCTCATCCAGGACATGATCGTTGTGGGTACCAGCACCGAGGGCCTGCCCGGATGTTATCTTGGAGCCGGGGCCACGACGTATCCGGACAAGGGAAGGGTGGTAGACGCGGTAAAAGGCGATACCCTGGCAATGGACGCCGCCCGCGCCCTGGGGCGGCGGGTGGCGGAGGTGGCGGTCATGATTCGCGCAGCGAGGGCAGGTGCGTCCTAG
- a CDS encoding ArgE/DapE family deacylase: MNEKVDDYKRMILEEVESKPETFLEILSRSVQCNTDNPPGDTRSLAGYLGELLDEEGLPVAIYDPVEGNPNIVTFAGEESGHPHLVLNGHLDQFPADDPAVWTVPPYSGLIREGRVYGRGVSDMKGGMIASLSALLLIHRLEVPIRGRLTFMGVSDEETGGKWGTHWLLENRPELRGDACLNGEPYAPDVVGVGERGAYRVVMRAEGEPMHGSLSAGDNAIMKMAQALLSLRPILQEKARIPEDMVEVIEKEKNYTRSPQDVGRQWMLDHPSYNVGVIRGGTKINVVPRYCEAEVDIRLPLGMSPEHIEQRVKALLNEAECRDVKISEIISFRKPSYTRLDEPLVKIVKENAARVTGKEPIYFIGMGGTDGRFFRRRGIPTVIYGPRPFNMGGIDEHILVDEFLTVIKVHAFSIIDYLGLRS, from the coding sequence ATGAATGAGAAGGTGGATGACTACAAGAGGATGATCCTGGAGGAAGTCGAGAGCAAGCCCGAGACCTTTCTCGAAATCCTATCGAGATCGGTTCAATGTAATACCGACAACCCACCCGGCGATACCCGCTCCCTGGCAGGTTATCTCGGCGAGCTCCTGGACGAAGAAGGACTGCCCGTGGCTATCTACGACCCGGTAGAGGGGAACCCCAATATCGTCACCTTTGCAGGCGAAGAGAGTGGACACCCACACCTGGTCCTGAACGGCCACCTGGATCAGTTCCCCGCCGACGACCCTGCAGTCTGGACAGTGCCTCCTTACTCTGGTCTGATCCGGGAAGGCAGGGTTTACGGCCGGGGCGTCTCGGACATGAAAGGTGGTATGATCGCTTCTCTTTCCGCTCTTCTCCTGATCCACCGGCTGGAGGTACCGATCAGGGGGCGCCTCACCTTCATGGGTGTTTCAGACGAGGAGACGGGCGGAAAGTGGGGAACCCACTGGTTGCTGGAAAACCGCCCTGAGCTTCGAGGAGATGCCTGCCTCAACGGCGAGCCCTATGCGCCCGACGTTGTCGGCGTGGGGGAGCGAGGGGCCTATAGGGTTGTCATGCGGGCCGAGGGCGAGCCCATGCACGGGTCGCTCAGCGCCGGAGACAACGCAATAATGAAAATGGCTCAGGCACTTCTGTCTCTCCGGCCCATTCTTCAAGAGAAAGCCCGAATCCCCGAGGACATGGTGGAAGTGATCGAGAAGGAAAAGAACTACACCCGCAGCCCCCAGGATGTTGGCCGCCAGTGGATGCTCGACCATCCGTCGTACAACGTGGGCGTGATCCGGGGCGGGACGAAGATAAACGTGGTACCTCGATACTGCGAAGCAGAGGTCGACATCCGGCTTCCCCTGGGCATGTCCCCGGAACATATCGAACAGAGGGTCAAGGCTCTCTTGAACGAGGCGGAATGCCGGGACGTCAAGATCAGTGAGATCATCTCCTTCAGGAAGCCCTCCTACACTCGGCTCGACGAACCCCTGGTGAAGATCGTCAAGGAAAACGCCGCGCGTGTAACCGGGAAGGAACCCATCTATTTCATCGGCATGGGAGGCACGGACGGCCGGTTCTTCAGGAGGAGGGGTATACCCACCGTCATCTACGGCCCCAGGCCATTCAACATGGGCGGTATCGACGAGCACATCCTGGTGGACGAGTTCCTGACCGTCATCAAGGTTCACGCTTTTTCAATCATAGATTATCTCGGCCTGCGCAGCTGA
- a CDS encoding amidinotransferase, producing MSLKDSPQYYHEVLKRIPPRPTPAFEDEEMQARVWGRRWGVYNDVGTLKMVLVHRPGEEINRMRPDRYDAGIEALIDDREQWYWRGKEPPDLKKMQAEHDSMVAALRAEGVEVVYVDGSPRDPKAMFTRDNGVAVRGGAIIGRMGPVGEEPGTGRRGEEAFVMRKLVEMGMPILRTVHGTGLFEGGSFAFLDEETAVIGLSYRQNEEAARQLEEVLAVQGVTLIRVPLTGYSLHIDGAIVMVDHRLALVNVTRLPYWFLDLLKERKILTVEVHHADNSMVLNCLALRPGKVLLAINNGEETAHRLEKAGVEVIPIDYSQCQKNGGGIHCSTMPLIRERD from the coding sequence ATGAGTCTCAAGGACAGCCCTCAATACTACCACGAGGTTCTGAAGCGCATTCCACCCCGGCCGACCCCCGCTTTCGAGGACGAGGAGATGCAGGCCCGGGTCTGGGGCCGCAGATGGGGGGTCTACAACGACGTCGGAACCCTGAAGATGGTATTGGTCCACCGTCCCGGGGAAGAGATCAACCGCATGAGGCCGGACAGATACGACGCCGGCATCGAAGCTCTCATCGACGACCGGGAGCAGTGGTACTGGCGGGGCAAGGAGCCCCCGGACTTGAAGAAGATGCAGGCGGAACACGACTCCATGGTGGCTGCCCTGCGGGCCGAGGGGGTAGAGGTGGTCTATGTGGACGGATCTCCCAGGGATCCTAAGGCGATGTTCACCCGGGACAACGGTGTGGCCGTCCGCGGCGGGGCGATCATCGGCCGTATGGGTCCGGTAGGCGAAGAGCCTGGAACCGGCCGCCGGGGTGAGGAAGCCTTTGTGATGCGAAAACTCGTGGAGATGGGAATGCCGATTCTCCGTACCGTACACGGCACCGGACTCTTCGAAGGGGGGAGCTTCGCCTTCCTTGACGAAGAGACCGCCGTCATAGGCCTCTCTTACCGGCAGAACGAGGAGGCCGCAAGACAGCTCGAGGAGGTCCTGGCGGTCCAGGGTGTTACCCTTATCAGGGTTCCACTGACCGGATACAGTCTCCACATAGACGGGGCGATCGTGATGGTGGATCACCGGCTTGCCCTGGTGAACGTGACCCGTCTCCCTTACTGGTTCCTGGATCTTTTGAAGGAGAGGAAGATCCTTACGGTGGAGGTTCATCATGCCGACAACTCTATGGTGCTGAACTGTCTGGCCCTTCGACCCGGTAAGGTTCTTCTGGCTATCAACAACGGAGAGGAAACCGCCCATCGCCTGGAGAAGGCAGGGGTGGAGGTCATTCCCATAGACTACTCCCAGTGCCAGAAAAACGGCGGGGGGATTCACTGTTCGACAATGCCTCTGATCCGTGAAAGGGATTGA
- a CDS encoding aminopeptidase P family protein: protein MDKTIDPEKLARTNVEKAKRLMRDNGLDALIVNRVDNFRFLTAYHSMTSLFYMNRFSAVLTADMRFPVILPRMVDVDDVKSNYPWFEDIRGTQLEMDLWPQVFVGILRDYGIRKGRVGLDPWIPLTLYEPMRKAMPDTVFTNAGEILESARASKSEEEIKLMREAVRVADKGMQACLDAIETGRTELEVARAGSRALLDAGAELPLVTYMVASGFNSEISREVPTDKPIEIGESVVIDGGGYTGGYCAEFARTGFGGSPSSECRRMYEVVYEAEQRAIEMLRPGNLSHDVDAAAREVIRKAGYESFGYQHVTGHGLGLSVHERPLIGPPDYTRNVELQEGMIVAVEPGIYKPGVGGIRLEDIVLITDGKPEILTKTGYEPLV from the coding sequence ATGGATAAAACCATAGACCCGGAAAAGCTGGCCAGGACAAATGTGGAGAAGGCAAAACGACTCATGAGGGACAATGGATTGGATGCTCTCATAGTGAACAGGGTCGATAACTTCAGGTTTCTGACCGCTTATCACTCCATGACCAGTCTTTTCTATATGAACAGGTTCTCGGCCGTCCTGACGGCTGATATGCGGTTCCCGGTTATCCTTCCCAGGATGGTGGACGTCGATGACGTGAAAAGCAACTACCCGTGGTTCGAAGACATAAGGGGAACTCAGCTCGAGATGGATCTCTGGCCGCAGGTCTTCGTGGGCATCCTGCGTGACTACGGCATCCGTAAAGGACGGGTCGGGCTCGACCCCTGGATTCCACTGACGCTTTATGAACCTATGAGAAAGGCGATGCCGGATACGGTCTTTACCAATGCCGGCGAGATCCTGGAATCCGCCCGGGCATCCAAGAGCGAGGAAGAGATAAAACTGATGAGAGAGGCGGTCAGGGTGGCGGACAAAGGCATGCAGGCCTGCCTCGATGCGATCGAAACCGGAAGGACCGAACTCGAGGTGGCTCGAGCAGGCTCCCGTGCCCTGCTCGATGCCGGCGCCGAGCTGCCCCTTGTGACCTACATGGTTGCTTCTGGATTCAATTCGGAGATCAGCAGAGAAGTCCCAACCGATAAGCCGATTGAGATTGGTGAATCCGTGGTCATCGACGGCGGGGGATATACCGGGGGCTACTGCGCTGAATTTGCCAGAACAGGCTTTGGGGGATCTCCATCTTCCGAATGCAGGCGCATGTACGAGGTGGTCTATGAGGCTGAGCAGAGGGCCATCGAGATGCTGAGACCGGGGAACCTCTCCCATGATGTGGATGCTGCGGCAAGAGAGGTTATTCGAAAAGCAGGATACGAGAGTTTCGGATACCAGCACGTGACCGGGCACGGCCTGGGGTTGAGCGTCCACGAGAGGCCGCTGATCGGACCTCCTGATTACACAAGAAACGTGGAATTACAGGAAGGAATGATCGTAGCCGTCGAGCCCGGTATCTACAAACCAGGGGTAGGCGGGATCAGGCTCGAAGATATCGTTCTCATAACCGACGGAAAGCCCGAGATACTTACGAAAACCGGCTACGAACCGCTGGTTTGA